A single genomic interval of Helianthus annuus cultivar XRQ/B chromosome 6, HanXRQr2.0-SUNRISE, whole genome shotgun sequence harbors:
- the LOC110865265 gene encoding peroxisomal (S)-2-hydroxy-acid oxidase GLO4-like has translation MDFSMVGEKLICSVCSARSLGFLPSNSDHPEVGRANVCGLTTKGEYGVKIVIEMLKDELEFTIALSGCPTLNGITRNHIRT, from the exons ATGGATTTTTCGATGGTCGGTGAGAAGCTTATCTGTTCAGTCTGTTCCGCAAGATCTCTCGGTTTTCTTCCATCGAATTCCGATCATCCTGAG GTTGGGCGAGCGAATGTGTGTGGCTTAACAACAAAGGGTGAATATGGAGTAAAAATAGTGATCGAGATGTTGAAGGATGAACTAGAGTTCACAATAGCTCTTTCCGGCTGCCCCACTCTCAACGGTATTACCAGGAACCATATTAGAACTTAG